Proteins from a genomic interval of Diospyros lotus cultivar Yz01 chromosome 6, ASM1463336v1, whole genome shotgun sequence:
- the LOC127804742 gene encoding serine/threonine-protein kinase D6PK yields MEPLVDGIGSLCGVGYNSTSPALKPSRCEGASSGSCSMDHGTKATYFSVKSVVHDSELSDKMNHGHMQKELSDSSSKHNHQTKKEKLGFMGLNDVLDRKQVSTSETILSTISSVDKSEIDNLSSLSESVSFVRNQGKGGLDRLPSSQVMPQLGIGFCPSPQYSLYSGTQFTEAKQSFSNTELSECGSIVEKSGEIDEVTNSGDFVESRKTSIKRGSTSSDVSDESSSSNFSNTMSKPHKGNDIRWEAIKAIRSRDGELELKHFRKLGRLGSGDIGSVCLVELIGTGSYFAMKAMNKATLESRKKLLRAQTEREILQSLDHPFLPTLYTHFETEKLSCLVMEFCPGGDLHALRQRQPGKCFSEPAARFYVAEVLMALEYLHMLGIIYRDLKPENVLVREDGHIMLSDFDLSLRCAVSPTLIKSSNSSLESKNSAYCIEPSCVIEPSCIQPACFTPRFLNKAKREKKTKQKAEIYHPASPLPELIAEPTNARSMSFVGTHEYLAPEIIKGEGHGSAVDWWTFGIFLYELLFGRTPFRGAGNRATLFNVVGQPLRFPESPAVSFPARDLIRGLLVKEPQHRLAYRRGATEIKQHPFFQSVNWALIRCANPPDVPKPFLPDYSSGNMMQKAAVTEKAPSVDVKPSGNYLEIDFF; encoded by the exons ATGGAGCCACTTGTTGATGGAATTGGTTCTCTCTGTGGCGTAGGCTACAACTCTACTTCTCCCGCTCTCAAACCATCCAGATGTGAAGGGGCTTCTTCTGGATCCTGTTCTATGGATCATGGGACAAAGGCAACCTACTTCTCGGTGAAGTCTGTAGTTCATGATTCAGAGCTTTCCGACAAAATGAACCACGGTCACATGCAAAAAGAGCTATCTGATTCATCATCCAAACACAATCATCAAACGAAGAAGGAGAAATTGGGATTCATGGGATTGAATGATGTGCTAGATCGGAAACAGGTTTCAACATCAGAAACCATATTGTCCACGATCAGTTCTGTTGATAAGTCTGAGATTGATAATTTGAGCTCTCTGTCAGAATCAGTGAGCTTTGTCCGGAATCAAGGAAAAGGGGGTTTGGATCGACTGCCTTCCAGCCAAGTAATGCCTCAACTGGGAATTGGCTTCTGTCCAAGCCCACAATATAGTTTGTATTCTGGTACGCAGTTCACAGAAGCCAAACAAAGTTTCAGCAACACGGAATTAAGTGAATGCGGAAGCATTGTTGAGAAGTCTGGTGAAATCGATGAAGTAACAAACTCTGGAGATTTTGTTGAGAGCAGGAAGACGAGCATCAAAAGAGGCAGCACCAGCAGCGACGTCAGTGATGAGAGCAGCTCCAGCAATTTTAGCAATACCATGTCCAAACCTCACAAGGGAAATGACATAAGATGGGAAGCAATTAAAGCCATCAGATCTCGTGATGGGGAGTTGGAACTAAAGCACTTCAGGAAGTTGGGACGTCTGGGTTCTGGAGATATAGGCAGTGTTTGTCTGGTTGAGTTGATAGGCACGGGAAGTTACTTTGCCATGAAGGCCATGAATAAAGCAACCCTAGAAAGTCGGAAGAAGCTTTTGAGGGCTCaaacagagagagaaatatTGCAGTCTCTGGATCATCCATTTCTGCCCACTTTGTATACACACTTTGAGACGGAGAAACTCTCTTGCTTGGTGATGGAGTTCTGTCCTGGGGGAGATTTGCACGCACTCCGGCAAAGACAACCTGGGAAGTGCTTCTCAGAGCCAGCTGCCAG GTTTTATGTAGCAGAAGTTCTCATGGCTTTGGAGTATCTGCACATGCTCGGAATCATTTACAGGGACCTTAAACCGGAGAATGTCTTGGTGAGAGAAGACGGTCACATAATGCTCTCAGATTTTGACCTCTCCCTCAGATGTGCTGTCAGCCCGACCCTCATCAAATCCTCAAACTCCAGCTTGGAATCCAAGAACTCGGCCTACTGCATCGAGCCATCTTGTGTAATCGAGCCATCCTGCATCCAACCTGCATGCTTCACGCCTCGTTTCCTTAACAAGgcgaagagagaaaagaagaccAAACAGAAAGCTGAAATCTATCATCCGGCAAGCCCTCTCCCCGAGCTCATTGCTGAACCCACAAACGCTCGGTCAATGTCGTTCGTTGGCACGCACGAGTACTTGGCTCCTGAAATCATCAAAGGCGAAGGCCATGGAAGCGCGGTGGATTGGTGGACCTTCGGGATCTTTCTCTACGAACTCTTGTTCGGCAGAACGCCATTCAGGGGAGCAGGAAACCGTGCTACATTGTTCAACGTGGTCGGACAGCCATTAAGGTTTCCAGAATCTCCTGCCGTGAGCTTCCCTGCCAGGGACTTGATCAGAGGATTACTCGTCAAAGAGCCACAGCACCGCCTTGCATATAGGCGCGGGGCCACTGAAATTAAGCAGCATCCATTCTTCCAGAGCGTGAACTGGGCGCTGATTCGTTGCGCCAATCCACCGGACGTCCCGAAGCCATTCCTGCCGGATTATTCCTCCGGCAACATGATGCAGAAGGCCGCCGTGACGGAGAAGGCGCCGAGCGTTGATGTGAAGCCTTCAGGTAAttatttagagattgatttctTCTGA